In Citrus sinensis cultivar Valencia sweet orange chromosome 2, DVS_A1.0, whole genome shotgun sequence, a single genomic region encodes these proteins:
- the LOC102612926 gene encoding pentatricopeptide repeat-containing protein At5g66520-like codes for MLVINRQLKPTTKYQNCHFIKHLNTWALAIKDASSSNNAMQLFSQMHRQSVPSDSFSILHILKSCTHFNNLTVIHHLHSHILKLGFISHVYVATSLLHEYVVTSFGFARKLFDELPERNAVTWNTMIKGYSKSGNVCEARDFFERMPLRNVASWSAMIAAYLNAGAYDPGLKLFREMISNEGLTPDQMTIGAVLSGCSHLGSVGLLMGKSAHGFIVKNEWELNEQIATILVDMYAKCGFLKYALMVFELMEERNVISWTALICGSAHRGYSEDALSLFEMMQATGVKPNEMTFTGVLTACVHTGLVDEGRKYFKMIDEEYDLEPRIQHYGCMVDLFGKAGFLEEAYEVIRTMRLEPNVIIWGSFLAACKEHKQFDMAERVIKQALRMVKPENDGGVFTLICDLYTMNEKWEGAERVRKLMLNQNVRKARGSSVIALPEPDRHSNCHHPRRICYA; via the coding sequence ATGCTTGTGATCAATCGCCAGCTAAAACCCacaacaaaatatcaaaattgccattttatcaaacacttaaACACATGGGCTTTAGCCATAAAAGATGCTTCCTCATCCAACAACGCCATGCAACTTTTCTCACAAATGCATCGCCAATCGGTTCCCTCCGATAGTTTCTCTATACTCCACATTCTCAAATCATGCACCCATTTCAACAATCTCACTGTTATTCACCACCTCCACTCTCATATTCTCAAACTAGGTTTCATTTCCCACGTATACGTGGCCACTTCTCTTCTCCATGAGTACGTAGTTACGTCATTCGGGTTCGCACGTAAACTGTTCGATGAATTGCCTGAGAGAAATGCTGTCACGTGGAATACGATGATAAAAGGGTATTCAAAGTCTGGCAACGTTTGCGAAGCGCGTGACTTCTTCGAACGGATGCCCTTGAGGAATGTTGCATCGTGGTCTGCCATGATTGCTGCGTATTTGAATGCCGGTGCTTATGATCCTGGGTTGAAGCTTTTTCGAGAAATGATTAGCAACGAGGGGCTAACACCTGACCAAATGACAATTGGAGCAGTTCTTTCAGGATGTTCTCACTTGGGTTCTGTTGGTTTATTGATGGGGAAATCTGCTCACGGGTTCATAGTAAAAAACGAGTGGGAGTTGAATGAGCAAATTGCAACCATTTTGGTTGACATGTACGCAAAGTGCGGTTTCTTAAAGTATGCCCTCATGGTTTTTGAATTGATGGAGGAAAGGAATGTGATTTCCTGGACTGCATTGATTTGTGGGTCGGCACATCGTGGTTATAGTGAGGATGCATTGTCTTTGTTCGAAATGATGCAAGCAACGGGAGTGAAACCTAATGAAATGACGTTCACAGGGGTTCTTACTGCGTGCGTGCATACGGGGTTAGTGGATGAGGGGCGAAAGTATTTCAAGATGATTGATGAAGAGTATGATTTGGAGCCAAGAATTCAGCATTATGGATGCATGGTTGACTTGTTTGGCAAGGCAGGGTTTTTGGAGGAAGCTTATGAGGTTATTAGAACAATGAGGCTTGAACCCAATGTTATTATCTGGGGTTCTTTCCTGGCTGCTTGTAAGGAGCATAAGCAGTTTGACATGGCTGAAAGAGTGATTAAGCAGGCATTAAGGATGGTAAAGCCAGAGAATGATGGCGGGGTTTTCACTCTTATTTGTGATTTATATACTATGAATGAGAAGTGGGAAGGTGCAGAGAGGGTGAGGAAATTAATGCTCAACCAAAATGTGAGGAAGGCTAGGGGATCTAGTGTCATCGCATTACCTGAACCTGATCGTCACAGCAACTGTCATCATCCTAGGAGAATTTGTTATGCTTAA